Genomic DNA from Niallia circulans:
AGTATTGGGATTATGATAAGTCCCGCTTATTAAACCAATTTCTTTATGGCCTTTTTCCATCAGAAAATCGATTGTTTTTTTGGTGATTTGCGCCAAATCAGGACGAACGGAGTCATAGTGATCAGAATCAGGTGTAGTGTCAATAAACACTCCATTCGGTGTTATCCCTCTTAAATATGCTAATTCGGAATCAGAGAAAGAGCCGACTGCAATAAATCCTTCTATTGTATCTGGAATACTGTCGATTCCTTCTGATATTTTATATGTAGACATTTCCACATTTGCTTTTTTTGCTGACTTTTCAATTTCAAGCCTCATATCCTTGAAATAAATATCTTCTAGCTCCTCTGTATCAGTTAACCAATATAAGAAAGCAATATTTTTCACAAGTGGCCTAACAGTCTTTTTGCGGTAATTAAGCTTTTCTGCCACTTCGTAAATTTTCTCTCTCGTTTCATCCGGTACAGATAAGTTTTTATCATTATTTAAAACGCGCGAAACGGTTGAAACGGAAAATCCCGATTCTTCTGCAATATCTTTAATGGTAGCCATCATTTACCTCCATGCTATTATCATTGACCATTTTTCTGTTATGTAATGAAATAAATATTATCGTATTAAAACAAGTAAATTTTTTTACTTATTATTTACTAAATTATATTAAATATTGATTGTGATGTAAACTCTTTTTTAAAAACACACGAATTATTAAATTTAAGATGATTTTTATTGCGTCCCTTGAAAATTAGTAGTAATCTGAACATAGACTTAATTAAATTAATTAACAAAGTGAAAATACAGTCTAAAACAGGAGGCTATTATGAATACAAATTTTCCTTTACTCGAAACATTTCAGTCGATTTTTCATACAGATGTGAAGCCACGGACGTTTTTTGCACCAGGCAGAATTAACCTGATTGGTGAACATACCGATTATAACGGCGGTCACGTCTTCCCTGCTTCTATTTCTTATGGAACATATGCCTTGGCAACAAAACGCAATGATTCTAAGTTTCGTTTTTATTCTGCGAACTTTTCTGAGAGCGGTATCATTGAAGTTGATTCAGCCTCATTAGAATACAAAAGGTCCGATGATTGGGCGAATTATCCGAAAGGAATGATTCTTCATTTACAAAAGGCTGGCTATACAATCGATTCAGGTGCAGATATCTTATTCTATGGAAATATTCCTAATGGTGCCGGACTATCCTCCTCTGCTTCTATCGAGCTGGTAACAGGCGTCCTTCTTCAAGGGCTTTTTGACCTCTCTATTGAAAGGATACCAATGATTCAGCTTGGTCAAAAGGTTGAAAATGAATACATTGGTGTTAACAGCGGAATCATGGACCAGTTTGCAATCGGAATGGGCAAAAAGGATGCTGCTATTCTGCTAAACTGCCAAACATTAGAATATAAATACGCACCAATTCAGTTAGCAAACCATGTTATTATGATTATCAATACAAATAAGCAGCGCACCCTTGCCGGTTCGAAATATAATGAACGCCGTTCGCAATGTGAAGCCGCATTGAGTGATTTGCAGTCAGAGCTTAAGATTGAAAGTTTAGGTGAATTAACACCAGAGGATTTCGAGAAGGCGCAGCATCTTATTAAAGATCCTATTAATCAAAAACGCGCTAAACACGCTGTCTATGAAAATGCGCGAACATTGGAAGCGCTCTCCGAACTAAATAACGGTAATTTAACTAGATTCGGTGAGCTCATGAACCAATCACACACAAGCCTTAAAGACGATTACGAAGTAACTGGTATAGAGCTGGATACAATTGTCGAAGCTGCCTGGGCGCAACCTGGAGTAATCGGTGCCCGTATGACTGGTGCTGGGTTTGGCGGTTGTGCGATTGCCATTGTGGAAAAGGATAAACACGAGGACTTCAAAAAGAATATTAATGACATCTATAAGGAAAAGATTGGCTATGAGGCTTCCTTTTACACAGCAGCTATTGGTGATGGAGCAAAAGAACTTTAAAAAGGTGGGTTAAATTATGAGCATTTTAGTTGTTGGCGGGGCAGGATATGTCGGTTCACATGCTGTCCATCAGCTCCATGACAGTGGAGAAAAAGTAGTTGTCATTGATAATTTGGAGACTGGCAACAAGCAGGCATTACATCCTGATGTAAGCTTTTATGAAGGAGATATACGCGATATTGATTTTCTTCGCACAGTGTTTACAAAGGAAGAAATTGATGCCGTTATTCACTTTGCCGCAAACTCACTTGTTGGAGAATCAATGGAGAATCCCCTTAAATATTATGATAATAATGTGCACGGAACGCAATTGCTTCTGCAGACTATGGTTGAATTTAATGTAAAAAACATTGTCTTTTCCTCAACAGCAGCAACCTATGGAGAACCAAAAACTGTGCCGATTACGGAGGATATGCCGACTAATCCCGCTAATCCATACGGAGAAACAAAGCGGGCGATGGAAAAAATGATGGAATGGGCCGATAAAGCGTATGACATAAAGTACATTTCTCTTCGTTATTTCAATGTGGCGGGCGCAAGAAGTACTGGTGAAATCGGTGAAGACCATGATCCTGAGACACATCTTATCCCAATTATCCTTCAGGCTGCATTAAACAAACGCCCTTCTGTCATGATATATGGTGATGACTATAATACGCCAGACGGCACATGCATTAGAGATTATATTCATGTGGAAGATCTTATCGATGCCCATTTATTAGCCTTAAAATATTTAAAAACGGGTGGAAGCAGTGATATTTTCAATCTCGGCAGCAGCCAAGGCTTTTCTGTTAAAGAGCTCATTGCTGCAGCACAGAAAATAACTGGGCGAGAAATCCCTACTGTGATTGGTCCGCGCCGGGCTGGTGATCCAAGCACCTTGATTGCAAGCTCCACTAAAGCAAGACTTGTGTTAGGCTGGAACCCAACACGCACTTCCATTGAGCAAATTGTGAGTGATGCCTGGAGCTGGCATTTGTCCCATCCGGACGGGTATTTAAAGGAAGTGAACATATGATATTCGCCTATATCGACACACTAGTTCTTAAAGCACAAGAGGCAAAGCTTATGGAGTCCGCAGATGCCATATATGCTAGAAACCAAGTGCTGCAGCTTTTAAAGCTTGATGATTACGAGGAAACAGCTTGTGAGGATTTATCTATGCTCACGATTGCTGACCTAATTGACCTTATCGTCTCCTATGCGACAGCTCAAGGTGTCATTGAAAATCTTGTAGATATAAAAGAAATTTTGGCTGCCAATATCATGAACTGTTTTTTGGCACGTCCCTCTGATATTAGACAAACCTTTTATAAGAAATATAAAGAATCTCCTGTTGCTGCAACGGAATATTTTTACGAACTGAGCAAGAACAGCAATTATATTCAATTGAATAGAATCAAAAACAATATTTCTTATAAAATGGATACAGACTATGGGGTTATGGACATTACGATTAATTTATCAAAGCCTGAAAAGGACCCGGAGGAAATTAAGCGGGAACGTGCGATGAAACAAGATGTCAAATACCCAAAGTGTCTGCTTTGTAAGGAAAACGAAGGATATGCAGGTCGAATCGGCCATCCTGCCAGATCGAACCACCGTATTATTCCATTAGAGCTTGCTGGTGAGACATGGAATTTACAATACTCACCATACGTTTATTATAATGAGCATAGCATCGTGTTCTCAGATGAACATAGGGATATGAAAATTGACCGCCATGCCTTTGAAAGGCTGCTGCTTTTTACAAAGCAGTATCCCCATTATTTCATAGGCTCTAACGCAGATTTGCCAATTGTCGGCGGTTCAATCCTCAGCCATGACCATTATCAAGGCGGTTCTTATGAGTTTGCGATGACAAGAGCAGCAGAAAGCTTTGCATTTACCTTGACAGGCTTTCCGCTGATTGCTGCATCTGTTCTGAAATGGCCAATGTCTGTCATCAGGCTAAAAGGAAAAAACATCGCAGACCTAGTCGATGCAGGAGACTTTATTCTCAAAACGTGGCGTGGATACACAGACAAACAAGCAAATATTCATGCATATACAGATGGCGTTCCGCATAACACAATTACGCCAATCGCGAGGAATCGGGATGGTTATTTTGAGCTAGACCTTGTTTTGCGAAATAATCGGACGACAGAGGAACATCCTCTTGGTATCTTCCATCCACATGCAGATGTTCATCACATCAAAAAGGAGAATATCGGTTTGATTGAGGTAATGGGTCTTGCTGTGCTTCCACCACGACTTAAGGAAGAGCTTCATGAAATCACATTGCTTTTACATGGCAAAGAAAATACCGTCCATGAATATCATCAAGACTGGGCAAATAACATGGTAAAAGAATATGGTACAATTTCGTCCTTAGAGGAAGCAGAACAAATTGTTCGTAAAGAGCTAAGTAAAAAGTTCGTTAGAGTACTTGAGGATGCAGGTGTCTTTAAAGAAAGAAAATCCTTTCAAGCCTTCCTCGACACATTGAACTAGCAAAATAAGCTGAACCCATTCGGTTCAGCTTTTTAGCTTTGGTCAAACAATTCAACAAGTAATAAGGAAACTGCTCCTAGCACGGTTGCGTCATCCCCTAATGTAGTAGCTAGCACTTCTGTTTTTGCTGCTGTCTTCGTTAAGGCTGTCTTTTCGATTTTGCGTTTAATGGCAGGCAGCAAATATTGTTTGCTCTTTATG
This window encodes:
- a CDS encoding galactokinase; translated protein: MNTNFPLLETFQSIFHTDVKPRTFFAPGRINLIGEHTDYNGGHVFPASISYGTYALATKRNDSKFRFYSANFSESGIIEVDSASLEYKRSDDWANYPKGMILHLQKAGYTIDSGADILFYGNIPNGAGLSSSASIELVTGVLLQGLFDLSIERIPMIQLGQKVENEYIGVNSGIMDQFAIGMGKKDAAILLNCQTLEYKYAPIQLANHVIMIINTNKQRTLAGSKYNERRSQCEAALSDLQSELKIESLGELTPEDFEKAQHLIKDPINQKRAKHAVYENARTLEALSELNNGNLTRFGELMNQSHTSLKDDYEVTGIELDTIVEAAWAQPGVIGARMTGAGFGGCAIAIVEKDKHEDFKKNINDIYKEKIGYEASFYTAAIGDGAKEL
- a CDS encoding UDP-glucose--hexose-1-phosphate uridylyltransferase translates to MIFAYIDTLVLKAQEAKLMESADAIYARNQVLQLLKLDDYEETACEDLSMLTIADLIDLIVSYATAQGVIENLVDIKEILAANIMNCFLARPSDIRQTFYKKYKESPVAATEYFYELSKNSNYIQLNRIKNNISYKMDTDYGVMDITINLSKPEKDPEEIKRERAMKQDVKYPKCLLCKENEGYAGRIGHPARSNHRIIPLELAGETWNLQYSPYVYYNEHSIVFSDEHRDMKIDRHAFERLLLFTKQYPHYFIGSNADLPIVGGSILSHDHYQGGSYEFAMTRAAESFAFTLTGFPLIAASVLKWPMSVIRLKGKNIADLVDAGDFILKTWRGYTDKQANIHAYTDGVPHNTITPIARNRDGYFELDLVLRNNRTTEEHPLGIFHPHADVHHIKKENIGLIEVMGLAVLPPRLKEELHEITLLLHGKENTVHEYHQDWANNMVKEYGTISSLEEAEQIVRKELSKKFVRVLEDAGVFKERKSFQAFLDTLN
- a CDS encoding LacI family DNA-binding transcriptional regulator; this encodes MATIKDIAEESGFSVSTVSRVLNNDKNLSVPDETREKIYEVAEKLNYRKKTVRPLVKNIAFLYWLTDTEELEDIYFKDMRLEIEKSAKKANVEMSTYKISEGIDSIPDTIEGFIAVGSFSDSELAYLRGITPNGVFIDTTPDSDHYDSVRPDLAQITKKTIDFLMEKGHKEIGLISGTYHNPNTDEDEMDIREKMFREIMQERGLLNEKYIFCRRGFSVENGYTLMSRAIQKLGDDMPTAFFTAADPIAVGSLQALNEHGISIPSRVSVVSINNISIAKYISPPLTTFHIDMKEICKNAIALLLERVLEKRKIVKTLYLGSELIVRRSTN
- the galE gene encoding UDP-glucose 4-epimerase GalE — translated: MSILVVGGAGYVGSHAVHQLHDSGEKVVVIDNLETGNKQALHPDVSFYEGDIRDIDFLRTVFTKEEIDAVIHFAANSLVGESMENPLKYYDNNVHGTQLLLQTMVEFNVKNIVFSSTAATYGEPKTVPITEDMPTNPANPYGETKRAMEKMMEWADKAYDIKYISLRYFNVAGARSTGEIGEDHDPETHLIPIILQAALNKRPSVMIYGDDYNTPDGTCIRDYIHVEDLIDAHLLALKYLKTGGSSDIFNLGSSQGFSVKELIAAAQKITGREIPTVIGPRRAGDPSTLIASSTKARLVLGWNPTRTSIEQIVSDAWSWHLSHPDGYLKEVNI